Proteins encoded by one window of Hyla sarda isolate aHylSar1 chromosome 13, aHylSar1.hap1, whole genome shotgun sequence:
- the LOC130297436 gene encoding DNA damage-regulated autophagy modulator protein 2-like has product MTSPTLAILPLFWAIWTFVGVLTTFTMTIAQGHYQTGIISISDTGAQYPESIVLTVVSTVSSLLEAGILFIIYKSMEIKALKKILCGVTCQTWMLVFGWMTCVGNIITPLIQDSAMLNDSCLAVLSSMIIYGGISLASQLYPGSRDRRCRRLTTTVLSVTILLANIIRLSCKMTAMYTCTSEYCTQSSRITLTILEWVVLVCSFISQIMLYWDFKVLTMTTSKSDMIEAESVLAVDPLKVPLLDRALEDQLDDMTPEETSSCDHVILDLFSAEDIATSD; this is encoded by the exons ATGACGAGCCCAACCCTGGCTATCCTGCCATTGTTTTGGGCAATATGGACCTTCGTGGGTGTCCTTACCACCTTCACCATGACCATCGCACAAGGCCATTACCAAACAGGGATCATCAGCATCAG TGACACTGGAGCACAATACCCAGAATCCATCGTGCTGACTGTGGTTTCCACCGTGTCTTCTCTGCTAG AGGCCGGGATTTTGTTTATAATCTACAAATCCATGGAGATCAAGGCCCTGAAGAAAATCCTTTGTGGAGTCACCTGCCAAACGTGGATGTTGGTATTCGGATGGATGACGTGTGTTGGCAACATCATTACCCCATTGATACAG GATTCAGCAATGCTTAATGATAGCTGCCTGGCAGTTTTATCTAGTATGATCATCTACGGAGGCATATCATTGGCATCTCAGCTGTACCCAGGCTCCAGGGACCGTAGATGTAGACGCCTTACCACCACGGTGCTGTCAGTTACCATCTTGCTGGCTAACATTATCC ggttatcCTGTAAAATGACAGCAATGTACACCTGCACCAGCGAGTATTGCACACAG TCTTCCAGAATAACGCTGACCATCTTGGAGTGGGTTGTATTGGTCTGCTCATTTATCAGCCAAATCATGCTGTATTGGGACTTCAAG GTTCTTACTATGACAACATCCAAGAGCGACATGATCGAAGCCGAGAGCGTCCTGGCAGTTGATCCATTGAAAGTGCCTCTTCTAGATCGAGCACTTGAGGATCAACTAGATGACATGACGCCAGAGGAAACAtcatcatgtgaccatgttatctTAGACCTATTTTCAGCGGAGGATATAGCAACATCAGACTAG